Below is a window of Quercus robur chromosome 6, dhQueRobu3.1, whole genome shotgun sequence DNA.
ACTGCATCGAGATGATAGGcatataaaaaaatgaccatGAGCCTGGGAGACAGTGATAGGCATCATTGTGTAAGAGATGGTATTGTGATAAGAAAGAATTGATTGAGTTCTTTCAAGGAATTCACCTTGAGGACCTGAACTATATTTGAATGATATTGAAGAAAATAGGGAAATATTCATCAAGATCtaatacttaatttttttttcattattattgttatgttTACATTCCAGATTTTGAAATACTATTAACTTAAGATTGATGCATATGAAGAATAAGAatgcttcaatttttttgagaTTGATTCAATGTTAAGCACATTGTGAGACATATTTTGTACAATATACCTGtttatggattttttattttcacaaatatctttagattattttcctttaatttgaATCACAATCTTAAATATCAGACTtgaacttcttttttgtttgtcaaAAGTTACATGTTCTCTTTACTTATCTTGCAGCTAGAGGAGTTCCGTAAGAAAAAAGCGGCAGAGCGAGCGAAGAAGTCTTCCACTAGCCAAACTCATGCTTCTGATGTTAGCCTCCATGAGAAACAGCCTGCAGAAACTGACCCTGTACGACTTACAGATTCCAATGGAGCTGGTACATCTGATGAACCTGGCACAATTGTTATGGGATCCTCTGCTCCAGTGACTGACATTGACAATAAAGCAATTGATTTTcccattaaaaatgaaaaaaatttgtcaaatgaTACATTTGCAAGTTCTCTGTATTCAATGAAAGATTATAATGCATATTCTACAGATAGTGTGCAAAAACATGCAGATAATCAAGAATTTCAGAGATACGATGCTTCAGGGTTTGCTGGATCTAGGGATGTTAGTTACAGACATGAAATGGAAGGGCCGAATAATGAGTTTGGAATATATACTGGAGTGCAAGGTAGACTTCCTTATGAGACAAATGATCAGTCTATTTTTCTACGCCCACAAGCAAGTCAAGATTTTGATAATACTGCTGCTACCCAATCTAGTTTTCATCGGATGGATGAATCCCAGTCAACAGATAATAACAGTTATTTGATGCAATCTAGAGTTACAAATCATAGTTATTCTCACGTTTCTACTGCAAAAATCTCACCTCAGAATTCTGGTGGTACTCTGCCACAAGGTAACCCCAGTGATGCCAGCATGCTGATCGGTACTCATACATCCTCATATTATGATGGtagtttgaatatttgaatttttattactaGTGTTTTCATCTACTAATATGTGCATACAGTGCACACGCACAGCAACTCACCTTATAtgtctttgggtttttttcaTTGTAGACTCTATTCCACCAGCTACTAATCTAAGAGGGTCTGCTCCTGAAGCTTGGCAGCATCTGAATGGAATTGCACATGTAAATGATTCTATGATTTCCGATTACGGGGAAAGAAAACTTAGTAGCTCAGCTGGTTCTTTGCCTAGCGTAAACAATTCAGCTGTGCAAGCATGGGAAGGCACAGGTTTAAGTTCTGATTTCAGAAGCTCCTCCAATCATGTTCCACTATACTCAGTCACACCTGAAACTACTAGGAGATCTCGTCCATCTTTTCTTGATTCTCTTAATGTGCCTAGAGCTTCTTCAGGGACTCTCTTTCAACGTACCGAACCTCAGGAGTCATTTATGTCCAGTAGTTTAATTACAAACAGCACGGATGTTTTAGGATCATCTCCTTTTCAAAAGCCATTGGTAGAGACTGAAACTATGGGGCCTTATCCAATGCTGAAAACTTCTAATGGCCCTAGTGTCGAACACTCCATGAATTTTTCAGATTATTCTAGCAATGAGGGAG
It encodes the following:
- the LOC126688496 gene encoding protein BLISTER isoform X4; translation: MASAQALKKQEQLEAGKRRLEEFRKKKAAERAKKSSTSQTHASDVSLHEKQPAETDPVRLTDSNGAGTSDEPGTIVMGSSAPVTDIDNKAIDFPIKNEKNLSNDTFASSLYSMKDYNAYSTDSVQKHADNQEFQRYDASGFAGSRDVSYRHEMEGPNNEFGIYTGVQGRLPYETNDQSIFLRPQASQDFDNTAATQSSFHRMDESQSTDNNSYLMQSRVTNHSYSHVSTAKISPQNSGGTLPQDSIPPATNLRGSAPEAWQHLNGIAHVNDSMISDYGERKLSSSAGSLPSVNNSAVQAWEGTGLSSDFRSSSNHVPLYSVTPETTRRSRPSFLDSLNVPRASSGTLFQRTEPQESFMSSSLITNSTDVLGSSPFQKPLVETETMGPYPMLKTSNGPSVEHSMNFSDYSSNEGDLLRPNTNENRIDRKQEFYSAKQNEDFAALEQHIEDLTQEKFSLQRALEASRALAESLAAENSSMTDSYNQQRGVVNQLKSDMENLQEEIKAQLQVELDSVKIEYANAQLECNAADERAKLLASEVIGLEEKALRLRSSELKLGRQLENTQAEISSYKKKMTSLEKDRQDLQSTIDALQEEKKLLQSKLRKASTSAKSIDISNSPLIKRDMSTSTEDLDASIHETHEAASSLESEASNISLLPDNGQSTLEFSSVNIPSDQMRMIQNINALISEVALEKEELMQALTSESSHCSKLKELNKELSHKLEAQTQRLELLTAQSMANENIPTRQPDSRIMHENTPYADEGDEVVERVLGWIMKLFPGGPSRRRTSKLL
- the LOC126688496 gene encoding protein BLISTER isoform X2, yielding MASAQALKKQEQLEAGKRRLEEFRKKKAAERAKKSSTSQTHASDVSLHEKQPAETDPVRLTDSNGAGTSDEPGTIVMGSSAPVTDIDNKAIDFPIKNEKNLSNDTFASSLYSMKDYNAYSTDSVQKHADNQEFQRYDASGFAGSRDVSYRHEMEGPNNEFGIYTGVQGRLPYETNDQSIFLRPQASQDFDNTAATQSSFHRMDESQSTDNNSYLMQSRVTNHSYSHVSTAKISPQNSGGTLPQGNPSDASMLIGTHTSSYYDDSIPPATNLRGSAPEAWQHLNGIAHVNDSMISDYGERKLSSSAGSLPSVNNSAVQAWEGTGLSSDFRSSSNHVPLYSVTPETTRRSRPSFLDSLNVPRASSGTLFQRTEPQESFMSSSLITNSTDVLGSSPFQKPLVETETMGPYPMLKTSNGPSVEHSMNFSDYSSNEGDLLRPNTNENRIDRKQEFYSAKQNEDFAALEQHIEDLTQEKFSLQRALEASRALAESLAAENSSMTDSYNQQRGVVNQLKSDMENLQEEIKAQLVELDSVKIEYANAQLECNAADERAKLLASEVIGLEEKALRLRSSELKLGRQLENTQAEISSYKKKMTSLEKDRQDLQSTIDALQEEKKLLQSKLRKASTSAKSIDISNSPLIKRDMSTSTEDLDASIHETHEAASSLESEASNISLLPDNGQSTLEFSSVNIPSDQMRMIQNINALISEVALEKEELMQALTSESSHCSKLKELNKELSHKLEAQTQRLELLTAQSMANENIPTRQPDSRIMHENTPYADEGDEVVERVLGWIMKLFPGGPSRRRTSKLL
- the LOC126688496 gene encoding protein BLISTER isoform X3, with product MASAQALKKQEQLEAGKRRLEEFRKKKAAERAKKSSTSQTHASDVSLHEKQPAETDPVRLTDSNGAGTSDEPGTIVMGSSAPVTDIDNKAIDFPIKNEKNLSNDTFASSLYSMKDYNAYSTDSVQKHADNQEFQRYDASGFAGSRDVSYRHEMEGPNNEFGIYTGVQGRLPYETNDQSIFLRPQASQDFDNTAATQSSFHRMDESQSTDNNSYLMQSRVTNHSYSHVSTAKISPQNSGGTLPQGNPSDASMLIDSIPPATNLRGSAPEAWQHLNGIAHVNDSMISDYGERKLSSSAGSLPSVNNSAVQAWEGTGLSSDFRSSSNHVPLYSVTPETTRRSRPSFLDSLNVPRASSGTLFQRTEPQESFMSSSLITNSTDVLGSSPFQKPLVETETMGPYPMLKTSNGPSVEHSMNFSDYSSNEGDLLRPNTNENRIDRKQEFYSAKQNEDFAALEQHIEDLTQEKFSLQRALEASRALAESLAAENSSMTDSYNQQRGVVNQLKSDMENLQEEIKAQLQVELDSVKIEYANAQLECNAADERAKLLASEVIGLEEKALRLRSSELKLGRQLENTQAEISSYKKKMTSLEKDRQDLQSTIDALQEEKKLLQSKLRKASTSAKSIDISNSPLIKRDMSTSTEDLDASIHETHEAASSLESEASNISLLPDNGQSTLEFSSVNIPSDQMRMIQNINALISEVALEKEELMQALTSESSHCSKLKELNKELSHKLEAQTQRLELLTAQSMANENIPTRQPDSRIMHENTPYADEGDEVVERVLGWIMKLFPGGPSRRRTSKLL
- the LOC126688496 gene encoding protein BLISTER isoform X1, which codes for MASAQALKKQEQLEAGKRRLEEFRKKKAAERAKKSSTSQTHASDVSLHEKQPAETDPVRLTDSNGAGTSDEPGTIVMGSSAPVTDIDNKAIDFPIKNEKNLSNDTFASSLYSMKDYNAYSTDSVQKHADNQEFQRYDASGFAGSRDVSYRHEMEGPNNEFGIYTGVQGRLPYETNDQSIFLRPQASQDFDNTAATQSSFHRMDESQSTDNNSYLMQSRVTNHSYSHVSTAKISPQNSGGTLPQGNPSDASMLIGTHTSSYYDDSIPPATNLRGSAPEAWQHLNGIAHVNDSMISDYGERKLSSSAGSLPSVNNSAVQAWEGTGLSSDFRSSSNHVPLYSVTPETTRRSRPSFLDSLNVPRASSGTLFQRTEPQESFMSSSLITNSTDVLGSSPFQKPLVETETMGPYPMLKTSNGPSVEHSMNFSDYSSNEGDLLRPNTNENRIDRKQEFYSAKQNEDFAALEQHIEDLTQEKFSLQRALEASRALAESLAAENSSMTDSYNQQRGVVNQLKSDMENLQEEIKAQLQVELDSVKIEYANAQLECNAADERAKLLASEVIGLEEKALRLRSSELKLGRQLENTQAEISSYKKKMTSLEKDRQDLQSTIDALQEEKKLLQSKLRKASTSAKSIDISNSPLIKRDMSTSTEDLDASIHETHEAASSLESEASNISLLPDNGQSTLEFSSVNIPSDQMRMIQNINALISEVALEKEELMQALTSESSHCSKLKELNKELSHKLEAQTQRLELLTAQSMANENIPTRQPDSRIMHENTPYADEGDEVVERVLGWIMKLFPGGPSRRRTSKLL